From the Ignavibacteriales bacterium genome, the window GTGGTGAATGAGCCTTTAGAGAGGAGACGGGACTGGCTGAAGGACGCTATAAAGAAGGATTCATCATACAGGATAAGCGAGACGGTGGATGACGGTAAGGCGCTGTTTGACGCGGCAGGGCAATTAGGGCTGGAAGGAATAATGGCAAAGGACAGGAGCAGTAAATACTTCCCGGGAAGGCGGAGCGATAGCTGGTACAAGATAAAGGTGAGACAGACGACTGAGAGCCACATTATTGGGTACACGAAAGGTAAGGGGAACAGAGAGGCGGTATTCGGCGCGCTTCACCTGGGTGACATAGACGGTAAAGGCAAGATAACATACAGAGGAAAGGTTGGAACGGGCTTTAATGATAAGCTGATGAAGGAGATCAATAAGGATATAAAGAAACTTAAGGAAGTGAAGAAGCCGATAAAGGAGAAGGTGCTGGATGAGAAGAATACTACCTGGATAGAGCCTAAGCTGGTTTGCGAGATAGAGTACGCTTCGATGACCAAGGATGGCGCGTACAGGGAGCCGGTCTTTGTGAGGATGAGGCCGGATCTTTGAAGTTAAAAGTTGAAAGTTTAAAGTTAAAAATTACCTCACCCCCAGCCCCTCTCCTTATAAAGGAGAGGGGAGCTAGTTTACCTACGTTTAGGAGTTTGTGGCACCAGTCTCGCACTTTATAAAGGGGGAGGGAAAACCAGTCAGTAAGTTCTATGTATTTTAAAATATACCACATCAAATCTTGAACCAGAAAGGAAAGAGAATATTGATAATCGGGGCTAATGGAGCGGGGAAGACTGTTCTCGCAAAGAAGCTGGCATCGCATTATAATATTAAATTAATCGAGTTGGACAGGTTATTCTGGAAGCCGAAGTGGGAAAGACATACAAGGGAGGAGTTTTATGAAAATGTTAAAAAAGAATTGAGTTTGTACAAGGAGTGGATAGTCGATGGGAATTATTATAGTAATGTCAGTGAATTGATCTGGAAGGATGCAAATGTGATTATCTGGCTCGATTACAATATCGGATTAGTAAGCAGAAGGGTAATTTCGAGAACCGTAAAGAATATTGTTTACAAGAGAAAATTGTTCGATAATAATTATGATTCCTTCAGGAGAATGATCACCCCAAAGGATTCGATAGTTGTGTGGTCTTTGAAGACATTTAAGAGTAAGAGACAAAAGTATTCTCTATTATATGAAAAGCATTCGGATGATGAGGTTAAGTTTTACAGGTTTAGGAAGCCGGGTGAGACGGAGGAGTTTTTGAGGGATATAAGTAAAGATTAGTTATTTATTGTATCCAAGTATTGTACTTTTGCCTTGTCGCAAAAAATTGCTAATAGGCCTTAATAAACTAAGATGTACTTTTGCCTTGTCGCAAAAGTACCAAAAAGACAGCCCTAAATTAAAACAGCTAAGTTTCTCGTGTTTTCGTTCGGAGAAAATAAACTCGGTCGACCCCCGGTAAACCGGGTAAGACCTCCCTCAGACAGAATTTTCTCCGCCCGACTTCGTCGGAACACTCAAAGCCTCAAAATTTTTTCCGCTGTTTTAATTTAATGGGCATTTTGAATCACTCCACGAGTTGGATCTCGATGAGTCATGGACCTGTGATGACTATGGATACCTCACCCCCAGCCCCTCTCCTTATAAAGGAGAGGGGAGCTAGTTAGTCTTTGCCAAACGACAATTGTATGAATTGAAAATGGGGATACCTTAAGTAATTAAGGTATTTAATTAACAGGGAGTTAAAGTTATACTTAAGATTGTGTGGTAAAAGTGTTGAAAATAAAGGTATTAATATTTAATTTAAGGTTTAGATAAAAGGAGGCACAATGCGCTCAATATGGAAAGGTCACATCAGGTTTTCACTCGTAACAATTCCTATCAGGATATATAACGCTATCGAGACGTCGGAAACGATCAGTTTCAAACAGCTTCATAAGGAAGATAACGGTCCAATCGGCTATGATAAGCGATGCAGGAAGTGCAACAAGATCGTTAAGATGGAAGATATCGTGAAAGGGTATCAATACGAGCCGGATCAATTCGTAATCATAGACCCTGAAGACCTTGATAAGCTGAAACTGAAAAGCACAAAGGTGATCGAGATAGAGGGATTCGTGGATGCGAGCGAAGTGCCCGCGACTTTATATGATTCACCATATTATGCGGGACCGGACGGCGACGTTGCGGCGAAGACGTTCGCTCTATTAATAGAGACATTAAAAGAGAGCGGCAAATTAGGAATAGGTAAAGTGGTGCTTAGGGACAGGGAGAGTGTAGTGCTATTAGCGCCGGAAGATAACGGACTATTATTGTATAAGCTGAGATACCCGAATGAGATAAGGAATATATCTGAAGTTCCGAAACTGGATGGGTTGAAAGCCGATAAGAAAGAGCTGGAGCTGGCGAAGACACTGGTAGATTCGATGACGAAGAAGTTCGATGACATAGAACTCAAAGATACATATAAGGATGCTGTGAAGGAATTGATACAGGCGAAGATAGAGGGAAAAGAGATCGTTACTATCGAGGAAGAAGAAAAACCGGTCGTGGATATAATGACTGCGTTGAAGCAAAGTATAGACAACGCTTCAAAGAAACCGATGAAGAAGGCAACCGGCGAGAAACCGGCGGCGAAGACAAAGACGGCAAAGACCACGAAGGCAACAAAGAAAAAGAAAACTGCATAATTAGTACATGGCTAATATAATCCAATTCCCGTCGCAAAAAGGACAGTCGGGACTTAAGCGTGTAAAGAAAAAGACCAAGGTAGAACTTAAGCGTTCAAACCAGATAGATCTTTTTACGGAGGACGGTCCGCAGGCGAACATATATATAATGCCGACGGATATGAGCCCGTTCGAGCGCGCGCTGATACTCGATGAGAAGGGCGATGAGGGAGCGAAGGCGGCTTACGAGAAGGCGCTGGAGAATGAGGATTGTACAGCCGACGCATACTGTAACCTCGGGATACTGGAATACGAGGAGGGGAGCACTGTTAAGGCGATTGACCGCTTCACTCTCTCGCTGAAAGCAGACCCGAGACACTTCGAATCACACTACAATTTAGCAAACCTATACTCTGAGCTGGGCAATCTGCCCTTAGCGAAAACGCATTACGAATTCGCGAAGGAGCTTCAGCCGGACTTTCCGGATATATGTTTTAATCTCGGAATAGTGTACGCAATGATGCGGGACTACGAATCTTCAGTGAAGGTATTATCCGAATATAAGGACATGGTGCCTAAGGAAGAGGGCGAGAACGCAGAGAGGCTGATAGAGAGTATAAGGAGAATTACGGGGTAATCCTCCTACTGTACTTTTGCTCGCACAAATGATGCCTTTGGTATAGTTTTGTTTTGATGTACTTTTGTCTTGTCACAAAAAAAATGTGATGCCTTTGGCATAGTTCTTTTGCCTTGATACAAAAGAACCAAAAAATCAAGGCTCAGCGTAAATACGCCTAACAATTGTTACGTTTTTTGCTCGAAGAAAAAAACTCCACCGATTTGCCTCGATCGTCAATCGGTGTCAAACAATTTTTCTTCGCCCTCCGATAAAATCGGAGGAACGCAAAAAGCCTCACAATTTTACTTCTTCCCGACAAGTCGGGATTCAGCCGGCGATTTCCGCATGGCCGTTTTTGAACTCTCTACGGATCTTTTCTGCAAAGCATAGATCGACCTAATGAGTCGTAGACCTGCGGAGTTTATGGGAAGGAGATTCTTCGTTTCACTCAGAATGACAAAACAATTATTTAGTCTTAGCTATCCAGGTTTTTATTTCATCACAAATCAATTTTATTACTTCGCTGTCCGTGAGCTTATTGTCTTTAGGGACATGGAATGAGTGATCTGCTCCATCGACGGTATAGAGCGTGGCTTTTTTCCCGAGTTTTTTGCAGAGGGGTTTTATGAGGTCGAAGGAAGCGAGAGCGTCGCGTGTTCCCTGCAGGAAAAGCATCGGTACTTTCACGCTGAAGAGATGCTCGGCGCGGTCGGATGACGGTCTGCCGGGAGCGTGGAGCGGGAACCCGAAAAAGACTATGCCTTTGATGTTGGAGAGCATATCTTCAGATGCGGCGGTGGATGTCATTCGTCCGCCAAAAGATTTACCGCCTGCGAAGACGGGCAGTTTCGGGTAGAGTTCGTGCGCTTTTTCCACAGCGGCGGCGACTGCGGCTGTAGCGACGGGCTTGCGGTCAGGGACTTTCTTGCCTGCTTCCATATATGGAAAATTAAATCGCAGTGTAGCTATGCCGAGGTCACCGAGAGTATTCGATACGGTCTCCATGAAACGGTTCTTAATCCCCGCGCCGGCACCGTGAGCGAAAACGAGGATAGCGGTTGGCTTAGCGGGTGTATATAATAGAGCGGATACGGAGCCTATTTCCTTGGAAACTTTTACTTTCAGGGATTTTTTGGTGAGAGGCATAGTGTTGGTTTTAATTTATGTAATATTAACAAAATAATTGCATTCTTTAAACTACGAAATGAGATTGGGATTGGCAGTGTTTTGGAATTGAAATAAAGTTAGGTATTCACAATATTGTACGTCTATTATTTAGGGGACAGGTAGCTCAGTTGGTAGAGCAACGGCCTGAAAAGCCGTGTGTCGCCGGTTCGATTCCGGCCCTGTCCACGAAAGCGGTATGAAATTATTCTTTATAACCCGGTGTATTCTGGCAGCTCCGGGTTTTATTAATCTCCAAACATTGCGAAAAGCAATGTTTTAAACAAAAGTTAATTCAAATGAAATCACATCGAACTAACAATCCCCCTTACCCCTACCCATAAATATGCCTTTGTAGATATCTGACTGTCACATACATCTATCTTTATATGGCTGATCTCACGCTTCAAATACAATGGAATTGAAAGTATAGGAATAAACTCTGTCGAAGTTCCCACCCATTCATTTAATGCGTTATATTGTTCAGCGTTACACAACCCTTTTGATAAAAGATTTTGGTAAAAATTGTCATAATCACGCCTTACTCCATCACGGTTTGAACCAAACTCTAATCCAATTCGTTTTCCGAGTTTATCAGAAAAGTCAAGATTCAACGAAACCAAACTATGATTGTCAGAAGTAGAAATTAATTCTTTCAGTAAATCAAAATTACCGGTCCAATTGAGTTGACGTAAAAACTCGACAATATTTTCAGTATTCATCTCAACACACAGTCTTAAAATTATAGGATCACGTGAAAATAAAATCCCTATATGTCGAACTCTTCCTAAACTGTTAAAAGCAGACAATGCATTTTTGAATGCGCTTATATCAATTTGGAGAAAATTATACTTGCTAAAAATTAGTTCTAAAGCATCAGCTGTTTCAAAAATATTTGAATAGTTATATTCTTTTTTATAGCTTACGAAAATAGAAGGTAATTTTGAAGAGTCTATACCAGAGGTCGAACCATCATATTCTAACCATATTGCATGAATTGATTGATTACTCTGAATCAAAGAATCCAAATCTTTTACTATACTAGTTAAAATAGTACTATTTGGAAACATTCCATTACTAAAAGAATTCAACCAGCTTTTAAATTGGAAATTAGTGCCTTCGTACTTTGCAAAACATAATGCTATATCAACTTGTTCTATCCTTGGCAGAATCCTACATTCTAGAACTATAGAAGATGCCGATCCTTGAATCTTATCAACTCCACTTATTATTTGTTTTAATGAATCTTTAGATAATAGTGCTGGATTACAATATGGTAAAACAAGATTTAATATTTCTCGACTTGAAATAAATGGAAACATAGAGCAATAAACCTTTTTAAGTATAAATTACTCAAATAATTTTAATTCCAACATTGCTTTTCTTGGTAATTAAAAAACCAGCATACATTAACCAATCCACCAAATGCAGATTTCATACAATCTACTGTATAGTCAAATATTTCACCTTCATAAATGCCAATCAATTCATCTGTAATAACTTTATGATGAAGATAGTCGCCATAAACATTCTTGCATAAATCATAATATCGAACTGAATCTAAAATGAGCACTTGCCAAACTGCATCTACACTTGAAGCTGGAGTCAAAGGATATTTAGCATCAGGGAAAAGTAATTTAAGAGCAAAAAATCTTTTGAATTCCCTAATTAATGCTGGGACAAGATGTTCTTTAAATTGCGCTCCAAACTCTGGTCTTCTAACACATGATCGAGCAATCATCTCCTCCCTCTCCATGTCAAATGAATCGAGAATTTCAAGTTTTTGTTTAACATCAGCAGATGTTTTAAAAGTTGGAAGTAGCCCTAAGGGTCCAAGTCCTAGTTGGTCATAATCAAAATTTTTAGTTTTCATGAATTATATGTTTTAGTTAATATACAAAAGTTTCAGTTATTAGAGTAATGACGTAGTTAGAAAGCTATAGTAAATATACATTTTTTTTAATAAAAATTTTGTTTTTTTTTAAGTTAATAAAAATTTGTTTTTGGACAATATATATTTTGTGGAACTATTGATGATATTTTAACAGTTTAGGGATATGTGACGGATATCATTGCAATCTCAATCCAAATGCGGTAATTTTGTATATATGGCGGAATTCATAAGAAAATACAGGCGTTTATTCGCGGTCATGAGTATATCCGTTGCGGCGGTATTTATGCTGACGACGGTATCGATAGCGTATACGTCTATTTTCTGTAAGATGAACAAGACATCAGAGAAACGGGTAGTAAAGAGCTGCTGTCATCCCGAAGGAAAGGAAATCGAGGTTAAGTCAGAGAATAACGACTGTACGATGTACGTCACCAAGAACGGACCAAATCTGACAAGGGAGAGGCACAAATGCTGCTGCAGTATCTCCAAAACCGACACTCCATTGACACCAAGTTCATCCGCGACTCAAACGAATTTAACCCACACAAAGATACAACAAGGAACATTAGTAAGCATACTTTCTAATCCTACAAATAATAATTCTTCAATTTATACTTCAACCGGGGACAGAGCTCCGACACAAGGGCGAAGTATATTCATTTTAGTCTCCAATTTCCGAATTTAGATTTATCACACCTGCACAATTATGGTTCTCATAGTCAGGACCACTATGCATATTTTCTTTTATAAAATTTTAAAAATTAATTACAATAATGAAAAATCTATTTTTATCAGTCATAGCTGCGATAGCGATCTTTGCAATTTACAATACAATTTCCTACGGATCAGTTCAGGATGATCCAAAAAACATGAAGGACTGTTCATGCTCTTCATGCGACATGAAATCAGACGACTGTAACAGCTGTACAGGTTCAGGATGTGACATGACGATGAGTGAGTTTAAGAAAGAGCCTATGAAACAAAGCTCAGGAATAAGCGGTGATTCACTCGAATCAACAAGCGCAGGAGTATGCCCGGTTAGCGGTGAGCCACTCGGAGACAACAGTATCTCATATACATATCTCGGAAAGGAGTATAAATTTTGCTGTGAAGGATGCGTCGGAAAATTCAAAAAAGAACCGATGGATTACACGGAAGATCTTCAATGCCCGGTAATGGGCGGCGCGGCTAAGAAGGATGTCAGTACAGTGTACGATGGTGTGAAATATTATTTTTGCTGTAAGGGATGCGACAAGGAATTCATGGAGAATCCAGAGAAATTCATGAACGGAAACAATAGCGAAGAAAAATAAAAATCTTAATGGAGAGAACAATGAAAAACTTAAAATTATTAATACCGGTACTGGTGTTTGCGGTGGGAGTATTTTTAGCAGGATGCAGTAAGACACAGGAAAATACAGACGCAACCAATAAGGACGGAAACACAGAAACAACAACGCAAACGAGTAACGATAATATGATGGAAGGTGAGACAGTGATGATAAACCTTCCTTCGATGCAGTGCAACACATGTAAGAAAACGATAACAACTGCAGTAAAAGAAGTTGACGGCGTAAAGGACGTCGATGTAAGTGTAAAGGATAAGACAGTGAAAGTGGTTTTCGATAAGTCAAAGACAGACCTGTCGAAAATAGAATCGTCCATTACAGGCGCAGGATATGACGCAAATGATAAGAAAGCGGATAAAGAAGCATATGACAAGCTGGATGATTGCTGTAAAGTTCCTGCAGATCAGAAAGACAAAGATATGCACATGTAAAATGTGAGATATTTTGAGAGACACGTTAAAAAAATATCGCAATTTATTATTAATACTGCTGGTAATTACCGTTAATTCAAATTACGCGGTAACAGTCGGATTGTGTGCAATGGGCATGGATCATAATGACAAATGCTGTTGCACACATTCGACACCCGGCAATGAAAATAAAGAAACGGCTTTTACAAAACCCGACTGCTGTGCCGAGGTAACGACTGAATTTTCAAACAAAGCAGATTTCGAGTCGGTCAAAAGGCTTGAAGTAAACGAGATCGTATCTCTTTTTCCGCTTAATGTGTTTGAAGATCATTTCGGCAAAGAATTTTCCAAATCCATTTACGTACCACACAGGATAGAATTTCCTCCGGGTGAGGACATACCCATAAAACACTCCTCATTACTTATCTAAAATAGGTTTCATTTTGTAAAGCGTGTCTCCAGGGGCGCGATATATTTTATTCTTTTAAACGAATAAAAAGATGAAATCTATAATAACAATATTAAATATAATTCTGCTAACAGCAGGCATATCATACGGACAGAGCGACAGCGTGTTTGTTCCCCACGGGCTGAACGACCTTATAGAGTCGGCAGTAGTGAGGAATTCCGAACTCAGCCCGGTAGAATACAAACGAAGGGTAGAGCTAACGAAGAAGACCCAGGTGAGCATGCAGCCTGCTCCTAACCTCGAGCTTATGACAGATCTGATACCGGTAGATCTGGAGGGACGGCCGAGGTACAAAGTAATATTGTCGCAAGGGATAGTCTTGTCCGACAAGCTGGGAGAGAGTGAAAAACTTGTCGAGGCGAGCGCGAAGGACCAGGAAATAACAAAGGACGTAATAAGATTACAGCTTACAAGAGATATAAAGCTGAATTATTTCAGGCTCTACCTGACGGAGAAAATGCTGGAGTATAATGAGGAGTATGCAGAGATATTACAAAGTGTGATAAAGTCACAGGAGATAAATTACTCGGTAGGCAAGGGTGTCCAGAACCACATATTGAAGAGCAATAATGAGCTTCAAAAACTGGAGCTGGAGAGAATGGACCTCGAGTCAATGCGGAGGGTATATATAAATAACCTGGAAGTGCTTTCTAACACGACTCTGGACACATCATTCAGTACTCAAAACGTGAACCTTATTCTTATATTGAAAGCTCAGATGCCTGACACGACGGAGCTGATAGCGGATATGCTGACCAACAATCCGGAATTTAAGCTGATAGACAATAAGATATTAAAGAATAAAATACAAAAGAATCTGGCGGGGACCGAAAGGACTCCCGACCTCATGATAACAGGCGGGTACAGCTATAACGCTCAAATGTATAAAAGTTTTATAATGGTCGGGCTGGGGATATCGCTTCCCTTTGTGCCGTGGAACAGCAAGCGCATCGATGCAAAAGTAGAGGAGACGGAGCTATTAGATAAGCAATACCTGGAGGAGTATAAGACCACCTCGCAATATCTCATCAAAGACATGAGGAACAGCCTGGAAAAAATCAGAACGTCTTCCGAAAGGTTAGAATATATAAAGAACGTTCTTTTGCCGCAGACGGACCAGACATTTAAGTCGAGCCTGCAGGCATACGTCAGCGCGACGGACGATTTTCTGAACCTGCTGGACTCGTACAGGTCATTGCGGGAAGCAAACCTGATGCTATTGGAGGAGCAGGCTGATTATTTAATGCAGGTGAGTGATCTAGAATTCATAATTGGCAAGCAGATATTCAAAATCAATTAAGGGCAGAGTAAAATGAAAAACAAAATAATAATAGGCTTAATAATAATAGCGGTATTAACGGGCGGTGTGCTGGCATACCAGTTTTATTTTAGGCACCTGCTCGAAAGGAAAGAGCAGGTCACCGGAGAGCTGTATATATGCCCGATGCACCCTCAGATACAGGAAGACCATCCGGGTGTCTGTCCAATTTGCAATATGGAGCTTGTATTAAAGGGTAGCGGTGAAACTATGAAAGGCATGGAAGAATATGGAGATGATGCAAATCACGAGCTTGGCGAGATAAAGCTTTCGCCCTCGGAAGTTGTGCTTGCCAACGTTCAGACCACAGTCGCAAAATATGGGGATTTCGATTTTTCATTACAGGCAGACGGAGTTGTAAGGGCGAGAGATGATGCTTACAGGCAGATATCATCTCCGGTAGCAGGAAAGATAATGAGGCAGTATATAGATTACGAAGGTCAGTGGGTGGGCAAAGGACAGAGGGCATTCGAGATATATTCGCCGGAGCTCGTTGCTACGCAAAAGGAATATATACTTGCCTATAAGAATATGATGAATGTAAAAAATTCGGAATACACGAGAGTATATGAGAACGCAAAATCGATAGTGGATGCAACGAAGGAGAGATTGAAATTATGGTTCATTACCGACAGGCAGATAGTGGAGCTGGAGGAATCCGGTCAGGTAAGGAACTCGCTGACATATTACGCGGATTATTCGGGAGTAGTAACGAAGAAGTATGTGAACGAAGGAAGCTGGGTAACAGAAGGAATGACGATAGCGGACGTGGTAAATCTTGGTTCAGTATGGGTGGTTGCAAACGTTTATGAAAATGAGCTGGGAAGTGTACGGGTTGGGCAGTATGTGAATATCTCCCTTAGCGGGTATTCTGACCAAACGATTCGGGGAAGGATCGATTACATAAATCCATTTATAAACCCGGAAACTAGAACAGCCGAGGTGAGGGTCACAACTTCAAATCCCAATATGATGATGAAGCCGGGGATGTTCGTGAGAGTCGGGATTGAGACGAATAAGACATCAAGATATATAGTAGTGCCAAGGAATGCGGTATTGAGGACAGGAAAGGAAGACATTGTCTATATAAAGAAGGGTGATAATGTATTTGCTCCGAGGAAAGTGGTGATAGGAGGGGAAAGAGACAGAAGCTATTTGATTAGTTCAGGAATAAATGAGGGGGACGTGATAGTTACCAGCGCGGGATTTTTGCTCGACAGTGAGAGCAGGATCAGGACAGGGAATATGGACAGTCATGATCACGGCAACATGGATATGAATGGAAACGAGCCGAAGATAAACAAGGACCAGGACGCGATGAAAGACATGGAAAACAAGCGTTAAGGGGAAAAGAGATGATAGAAAAAATTATAGATTTTTCGGTAAAGAACAGGTTTGTGGTAGGTGTTTTGTATCTCGGCATAATTGGGTATGGAGTTTACTGTATGATACATACGCCCGTGGATGCAATTCCCGATCTTTCGGATAACCAGGTAATAGTGTGGACGGAGTGGAAAGGAAGGAGCCCCCAAGTAATCGAAGACCAGGTTACCTACCCACTTACAACGAGCCTGCAAGGGATGCCAAAGGTCAAGGCAGTGAGAAGCCAGTCGATGTTTGGAATGAGTTTTATATATGTGATATTCGATGATGATGCCGATATATACTGGGCAAGAAGCAGGGTGCTGGAGAAGCTTAACCAGGTGCAGGGATCTCTGCCCGAAGGGGTGACGCCTGTGCTGGGTCCGGATGGAACGGGAGTAGGACACATATTCTGGTATCATCTCAGCAGTGAAAAGTATGACCTTGGAGAGCTGAGAGCGATACAGGATTATTA encodes:
- a CDS encoding tetratricopeptide repeat protein, which translates into the protein MANIIQFPSQKGQSGLKRVKKKTKVELKRSNQIDLFTEDGPQANIYIMPTDMSPFERALILDEKGDEGAKAAYEKALENEDCTADAYCNLGILEYEEGSTVKAIDRFTLSLKADPRHFESHYNLANLYSELGNLPLAKTHYEFAKELQPDFPDICFNLGIVYAMMRDYESSVKVLSEYKDMVPKEEGENAERLIESIRRITG
- a CDS encoding efflux RND transporter periplasmic adaptor subunit, which encodes MKNKIIIGLIIIAVLTGGVLAYQFYFRHLLERKEQVTGELYICPMHPQIQEDHPGVCPICNMELVLKGSGETMKGMEEYGDDANHELGEIKLSPSEVVLANVQTTVAKYGDFDFSLQADGVVRARDDAYRQISSPVAGKIMRQYIDYEGQWVGKGQRAFEIYSPELVATQKEYILAYKNMMNVKNSEYTRVYENAKSIVDATKERLKLWFITDRQIVELEESGQVRNSLTYYADYSGVVTKKYVNEGSWVTEGMTIADVVNLGSVWVVANVYENELGSVRVGQYVNISLSGYSDQTIRGRIDYINPFINPETRTAEVRVTTSNPNMMMKPGMFVRVGIETNKTSRYIVVPRNAVLRTGKEDIVYIKKGDNVFAPRKVVIGGERDRSYLISSGINEGDVIVTSAGFLLDSESRIRTGNMDSHDHGNMDMNGNEPKINKDQDAMKDMENKR
- a CDS encoding TolC family protein, with amino-acid sequence MKSIITILNIILLTAGISYGQSDSVFVPHGLNDLIESAVVRNSELSPVEYKRRVELTKKTQVSMQPAPNLELMTDLIPVDLEGRPRYKVILSQGIVLSDKLGESEKLVEASAKDQEITKDVIRLQLTRDIKLNYFRLYLTEKMLEYNEEYAEILQSVIKSQEINYSVGKGVQNHILKSNNELQKLELERMDLESMRRVYINNLEVLSNTTLDTSFSTQNVNLILILKAQMPDTTELIADMLTNNPEFKLIDNKILKNKIQKNLAGTERTPDLMITGGYSYNAQMYKSFIMVGLGISLPFVPWNSKRIDAKVEETELLDKQYLEEYKTTSQYLIKDMRNSLEKIRTSSERLEYIKNVLLPQTDQTFKSSLQAYVSATDDFLNLLDSYRSLREANLMLLEEQADYLMQVSDLEFIIGKQIFKIN
- a CDS encoding dienelactone hydrolase family protein, coding for MPLTKKSLKVKVSKEIGSVSALLYTPAKPTAILVFAHGAGAGIKNRFMETVSNTLGDLGIATLRFNFPYMEAGKKVPDRKPVATAAVAAAVEKAHELYPKLPVFAGGKSFGGRMTSTAASEDMLSNIKGIVFFGFPLHAPGRPSSDRAEHLFSVKVPMLFLQGTRDALASFDLIKPLCKKLGKKATLYTVDGADHSFHVPKDNKLTDSEVIKLICDEIKTWIAKTK
- a CDS encoding YHS domain-containing protein, whose product is MKNLFLSVIAAIAIFAIYNTISYGSVQDDPKNMKDCSCSSCDMKSDDCNSCTGSGCDMTMSEFKKEPMKQSSGISGDSLESTSAGVCPVSGEPLGDNSISYTYLGKEYKFCCEGCVGKFKKEPMDYTEDLQCPVMGGAAKKDVSTVYDGVKYYFCCKGCDKEFMENPEKFMNGNNSEEK
- a CDS encoding Ku protein yields the protein MRSIWKGHIRFSLVTIPIRIYNAIETSETISFKQLHKEDNGPIGYDKRCRKCNKIVKMEDIVKGYQYEPDQFVIIDPEDLDKLKLKSTKVIEIEGFVDASEVPATLYDSPYYAGPDGDVAAKTFALLIETLKESGKLGIGKVVLRDRESVVLLAPEDNGLLLYKLRYPNEIRNISEVPKLDGLKADKKELELAKTLVDSMTKKFDDIELKDTYKDAVKELIQAKIEGKEIVTIEEEEKPVVDIMTALKQSIDNASKKPMKKATGEKPAAKTKTAKTTKATKKKKTA
- a CDS encoding heavy-metal-associated domain-containing protein, which encodes MKNLKLLIPVLVFAVGVFLAGCSKTQENTDATNKDGNTETTTQTSNDNMMEGETVMINLPSMQCNTCKKTITTAVKEVDGVKDVDVSVKDKTVKVVFDKSKTDLSKIESSITGAGYDANDKKADKEAYDKLDDCCKVPADQKDKDMHM